One genomic segment of Flagellimonas marinaquae includes these proteins:
- a CDS encoding RNA polymerase sigma factor — protein sequence MQLYRQYCDGMFCVAMRFLKNTDDAEDVLQDSFIKAFQRIGQFKGDVTFGAWLKRIVVNGSIDYLKSKHQRTVELNESYLQVAEEDDWSVEEGISMEQVNQAIEELPSKYKYVVQLFLVEGYDHSEISKILAITETASRTRLLRGKAQLKEKLKDMAYGT from the coding sequence ATGCAACTGTACCGTCAGTATTGCGATGGCATGTTCTGCGTGGCCATGCGCTTTCTTAAGAACACGGACGATGCTGAAGATGTGCTGCAGGATTCGTTCATAAAAGCTTTTCAACGAATTGGTCAATTTAAGGGAGATGTCACTTTTGGGGCCTGGTTAAAGAGAATTGTGGTGAACGGAAGTATCGATTATTTAAAATCGAAACACCAGCGAACGGTGGAGCTGAACGAAAGTTATCTGCAAGTGGCAGAGGAAGATGATTGGTCTGTAGAAGAAGGTATTTCCATGGAACAGGTAAATCAGGCCATCGAGGAACTGCCATCCAAATATAAATATGTTGTCCAGTTGTTTTTGGTAGAAGGGTACGACCATTCGGAGATATCGAAAATATTGGCAATTACCGAAACGGCATCCAGAACCCGATTGCTCAGGGGAAAGGCACAATTAAAGGAAAAATTAAAAGATATGGCTTATGGCACGTGA
- the msrA gene encoding peptide-methionine (S)-S-oxide reductase MsrA: protein MNIVKTTFLTLLILASLSCQSKTKSDNQEIAQKEQITHSVKTSLSADQLKNYETAYFASGCFWCVEAIFESVKGVKEVYSGYSGGTEKNPTYEQVSYGRTSHAEAVEIYYDPKIISFTQLVQVFFGSHDPTTLNRQGPDRGAQYRSIAFYKNEKEKKIIKDYIGALEAENVYGERTIVTEVKVFDKFYRAEEYHQDYERRNPNNSYIRNVSVPRLNRFKENFQSYLKEDAH from the coding sequence ATGAACATTGTGAAAACTACATTTCTGACCCTGTTAATTTTGGCTTCCTTAAGTTGCCAATCCAAAACCAAATCCGATAATCAGGAAATTGCACAAAAAGAACAAATCACGCATTCAGTAAAAACAAGTTTAAGTGCCGACCAACTTAAAAATTATGAGACGGCCTACTTTGCAAGTGGGTGCTTTTGGTGCGTTGAAGCTATTTTTGAAAGTGTAAAGGGTGTTAAAGAAGTGTATTCCGGGTATTCGGGCGGGACGGAGAAAAACCCGACCTACGAGCAAGTTTCTTATGGTAGAACCTCCCATGCCGAGGCCGTGGAAATATACTACGACCCAAAAATAATATCGTTTACCCAACTGGTACAGGTGTTTTTTGGTTCTCACGACCCAACCACCCTAAACCGACAGGGACCCGACCGTGGCGCACAATACCGTTCCATTGCTTTTTATAAAAACGAAAAGGAGAAGAAAATCATCAAAGATTACATTGGTGCATTGGAGGCCGAAAATGTTTATGGCGAACGCACCATTGTGACCGAAGTAAAGGTTTTTGATAAATTCTACAGAGCGGAAGAATACCATCAGGATTATGAGAGGCGTAATCCGAACAACAGTTATATCCGTAATGTTTCGGTTCCCAGATTGAACCGTTTCAAGGAAAACTTTCAGTCTTACTTAAAGGAAGATGCTCATTAA
- a CDS encoding sensor histidine kinase — protein MRIPNKDTYRLQDKIDLILKVNYNSSFFAAVFGLVCYFFLDIDGVITYTFIGYAAINLTNTLLYRQHKNLVLTYNFTSILSMIGAIVITMYSGGIQSPFIFVLAIIVFAGYVTTKVFGQLYLIINLAVLTLLFLYDTGDFRISENTVPMQSRSWFAYLSAVFAVYLLGGVFGKNLLRAHHRLYKSRNEIQDRIAEKETLLKEVHHRVKNNLQTVSSLLSLQSRAIDDDKISNIIKSSQNRVVSMAMVHEMLYKRDDYLSKIELKPYVQELCDYLVRSVKGSGTDVKVDLDIKNYKLSIDTIIPLGLIINETITNALKYGIAGVQNGEIHVSVDKIGDNRYKMYLGDNGIGYSEEINPKTSNSLGLKLIYNLARQLRGSITRDYAKQGTHYSIEFEEVIEQFNSVDH, from the coding sequence ATGAGAATTCCTAATAAGGATACATACAGGTTACAAGATAAGATTGATTTGATACTAAAGGTAAATTACAACTCATCCTTCTTTGCTGCCGTTTTTGGCTTGGTCTGCTATTTCTTTTTGGATATAGATGGAGTTATCACCTATACCTTTATAGGTTATGCCGCAATCAACTTAACAAACACACTTTTATACCGGCAGCATAAAAATTTGGTGCTGACCTATAATTTTACATCTATCCTCTCCATGATCGGTGCCATTGTGATCACCATGTACAGTGGAGGGATTCAAAGCCCATTTATTTTTGTTCTCGCCATTATCGTTTTTGCAGGATATGTAACCACTAAGGTATTCGGCCAGTTATATCTAATAATCAATCTGGCCGTGCTCACTTTGCTCTTTCTCTATGATACCGGTGATTTCAGAATTTCGGAAAATACCGTTCCAATGCAGTCAAGGAGCTGGTTCGCCTATTTAAGTGCCGTTTTTGCAGTATATCTTTTGGGAGGTGTCTTTGGCAAGAATTTACTCAGGGCCCACCATCGCCTGTACAAATCCAGAAACGAAATTCAAGACCGTATTGCAGAAAAGGAGACTTTGTTAAAAGAAGTGCACCACCGGGTAAAAAACAATCTTCAAACGGTTTCCAGTCTGTTGAGCCTACAGTCCAGGGCAATCGACGATGACAAGATCAGTAATATCATCAAAAGCAGTCAAAATCGTGTGGTATCCATGGCCATGGTACACGAGATGCTGTACAAGCGAGACGATTATCTTTCAAAAATAGAATTAAAACCATACGTACAAGAACTTTGTGATTATCTGGTACGTTCGGTAAAGGGAAGCGGTACCGATGTAAAGGTAGATTTAGATATTAAAAACTATAAATTAAGTATCGATACCATAATCCCCCTTGGACTTATAATCAACGAAACCATTACCAATGCCTTAAAATATGGTATTGCAGGGGTCCAGAATGGGGAAATCCACGTATCTGTGGACAAAATTGGCGATAACCGTTATAAAATGTACTTAGGGGACAATGGTATTGGATATTCCGAGGAAATCAATCCAAAAACTTCCAATTCACTCGGTTTAAAACTGATTTACAATTTGGCCCGGCAGCTTAGAGGGTCAATTACCAGGGATTACGCAAAACAGGGAACACATTACTCCATTGAGTTTGAAGAAGTAATCGAGCAGTTCAACTCGGTAGATCACTAG
- the secA gene encoding preprotein translocase subunit SecA: protein MSFINSVLKVFVGDKSEKDVKSLQPLVKEIKSFEQQLEGLSHDELRQKTVSFKAKIAEDCKEINDKIAELQAEVENSSDIDRNEEIYAEIDKLNEEAYKISEKTLNEILPEAFAVVKETAKRFAANKTITVTASEFDRALSGDKDYVSLEGDKAVWQNSWDAAGKEVTWDMVHYDVQLIGGIALHQGKIAEMQTGEGKTLVATLPLYLNALAGKGAHLVTVNDYLAKRDSTWMAPIFEFHGLSVDCIDKHTPNSDGRRAAYNADITYGTNNEFGFDYLRDNMAHTPDDLVQRPHHYAIVDEVDSVLIDDARTPLIISGPVPEGDRHEFNELKPQVANIVQQQRQHLTGVLAEAKKLIKEGNTKEGGFLLLRVHRGLPKNKALIKFLSEEGVKQLLQKTENFYMQDNNREMPKVDEDLLFVIDEKNNQIELTDKGVESISTDQDKEFFVMPDIGSEIAKIENQGLEIEKEAELKEELFKDFAVKSERIHTMTQLLKAYTLFEKDVEYVVMNNKVMIVDEQTGRIMDGRRYSDGLHQAIEAKENVKIEAMTQTFATITLQNYFRMYNKLSGMTGTAVTEAGEFWEIYELDVMEIPTNRPIARDDRHDLIYKTKREKYNAIIEEVTKLSQAGRPVLIGTTSVEISELLSKLLSVRKVPHNVLNAKLHKKEADIVAEAGKGGVVTIATNMAGRGTDIKLSPEVKEAGGLAIIGTERHDSRRVDRQLRGRSGRQGDPGSSQFYVSLEDNLMRLFGSDRVAKMMDRMGLEDGEVIQHSMMTKSIERAQKKVEENNFGIRKRLLEYDDVMNAQREVIYKRRRHALEGERLKVDIANMIYDTCEAIAETNKMADDYKNFEFELIKYFSITSPINEEEFKKMSFQQIATKVNDEAYKYYKEKMERSATVAFQVIKKVYEDEANKFERIVVPFTDGIKSLNVVTNLEKAYNTDGKQLITDFEKNITLAIIDDSWKTHLRKMDELKQSVQLAVHEQKDPLLIYKFEAFELFKEMMDKVNKEVISFLFKGELPSENTNQIQEARTVRRPKEKLQTTKEEIPNSDELAAQNRAAGQTQGQRPQITETIVREKPKIGRNERVTIKNVMSGESKTVKFKQAEPLIDKGEWVLVND from the coding sequence ATGAGTTTTATTAATTCCGTACTAAAGGTTTTTGTTGGAGACAAATCGGAGAAGGATGTAAAATCTTTACAACCCTTGGTAAAAGAGATAAAATCCTTTGAGCAACAGCTAGAAGGCCTATCGCATGACGAACTTAGACAAAAAACAGTATCCTTTAAGGCCAAAATCGCCGAAGACTGTAAAGAAATAAACGATAAAATTGCCGAACTACAGGCAGAAGTGGAAAATTCTTCCGATATAGACCGTAACGAGGAAATCTATGCCGAAATAGACAAACTGAACGAGGAAGCCTACAAAATTTCCGAAAAAACGTTGAACGAGATACTTCCCGAAGCCTTTGCCGTAGTTAAGGAAACAGCTAAACGTTTTGCTGCCAACAAAACCATAACCGTTACTGCCAGCGAGTTTGACAGAGCATTATCCGGCGATAAGGATTATGTTTCCTTGGAAGGGGACAAGGCCGTTTGGCAAAATTCATGGGATGCCGCAGGAAAAGAGGTAACCTGGGATATGGTACATTACGATGTACAGCTAATAGGCGGTATTGCGCTACATCAAGGTAAAATTGCCGAGATGCAAACCGGTGAAGGTAAAACATTGGTCGCCACTCTCCCACTCTACTTAAATGCACTTGCAGGAAAAGGAGCGCATTTGGTAACGGTGAACGATTATCTTGCCAAAAGGGACAGTACTTGGATGGCACCTATTTTTGAGTTCCATGGCCTATCCGTAGATTGTATAGACAAGCACACGCCCAATTCCGACGGACGTAGAGCGGCTTACAACGCAGATATCACTTACGGAACAAATAACGAGTTTGGGTTTGATTACCTCCGCGACAATATGGCCCACACTCCAGATGATCTGGTACAGCGACCACACCATTACGCCATTGTGGATGAGGTAGATTCGGTATTGATAGATGATGCCCGTACCCCTTTGATCATTTCAGGACCCGTTCCCGAAGGCGATCGCCACGAGTTCAACGAACTAAAACCACAAGTAGCCAATATTGTACAACAACAGCGACAGCACCTTACCGGAGTACTGGCCGAGGCCAAAAAATTGATCAAGGAAGGAAACACCAAAGAAGGAGGGTTCCTTTTGCTTCGGGTACATCGTGGACTACCAAAAAATAAGGCCCTTATTAAGTTTTTGAGTGAAGAAGGAGTAAAACAGCTGCTTCAGAAAACCGAAAACTTTTACATGCAGGACAACAATAGGGAAATGCCAAAAGTGGATGAGGACCTATTGTTTGTAATCGATGAAAAAAACAACCAGATCGAGTTGACCGATAAAGGAGTGGAATCCATTTCCACCGATCAGGACAAAGAGTTTTTTGTGATGCCAGATATTGGCAGTGAAATAGCAAAAATCGAAAACCAAGGGCTGGAAATCGAAAAAGAAGCTGAGCTCAAAGAAGAACTTTTCAAGGATTTTGCCGTAAAAAGCGAACGTATCCATACCATGACCCAGTTGTTGAAAGCCTATACCCTATTCGAAAAAGATGTGGAGTATGTGGTAATGAACAATAAGGTAATGATCGTGGACGAGCAAACGGGCCGTATTATGGACGGGCGTAGATACTCGGACGGACTCCACCAAGCCATCGAGGCCAAGGAGAACGTAAAAATCGAGGCCATGACCCAGACTTTTGCCACCATTACCCTCCAGAACTACTTTAGAATGTACAACAAGCTTTCTGGTATGACAGGTACAGCGGTGACGGAAGCAGGAGAATTTTGGGAAATCTATGAGTTGGATGTAATGGAAATTCCCACCAACAGACCCATTGCCCGAGACGATAGGCACGATTTGATCTATAAGACCAAGCGAGAAAAATATAACGCCATTATAGAAGAGGTTACAAAACTATCTCAAGCAGGACGACCTGTATTGATCGGTACCACCTCTGTAGAAATATCCGAATTACTGTCCAAATTATTGAGTGTTCGTAAAGTGCCCCACAATGTGCTGAACGCAAAACTCCATAAAAAAGAAGCCGATATCGTGGCAGAAGCCGGTAAAGGTGGCGTGGTAACGATAGCAACCAATATGGCCGGTAGGGGTACGGATATTAAATTATCTCCAGAAGTAAAAGAGGCCGGAGGTTTGGCGATCATCGGTACAGAACGCCACGATTCCAGACGTGTGGACCGACAGTTAAGAGGTCGTTCCGGTCGCCAAGGAGACCCGGGAAGTTCACAGTTCTACGTGTCTTTGGAAGACAATTTAATGCGATTGTTCGGATCGGACCGTGTGGCCAAAATGATGGACCGTATGGGCTTGGAAGACGGAGAAGTGATTCAGCACTCCATGATGACCAAATCCATTGAGCGTGCCCAGAAAAAAGTGGAGGAGAACAACTTTGGTATCCGTAAACGTTTGTTGGAGTATGATGATGTAATGAACGCCCAACGTGAGGTCATCTACAAGAGAAGAAGGCACGCATTGGAAGGTGAGCGCTTAAAAGTGGATATCGCCAATATGATCTACGATACCTGTGAAGCTATCGCCGAGACCAACAAAATGGCGGATGACTACAAAAACTTTGAGTTCGAGCTCATCAAATATTTCTCCATTACCTCGCCTATCAATGAAGAGGAATTCAAGAAAATGAGCTTTCAGCAAATTGCCACTAAAGTCAACGATGAGGCCTATAAGTACTACAAAGAAAAAATGGAACGTAGCGCCACGGTCGCCTTCCAGGTCATCAAAAAAGTATATGAAGATGAGGCCAACAAATTTGAACGTATTGTAGTTCCCTTTACGGATGGAATCAAATCCTTGAACGTTGTTACCAATTTGGAAAAGGCTTACAATACCGATGGAAAACAGTTGATCACGGATTTTGAGAAGAACATCACATTGGCCATCATCGACGATTCGTGGAAAACGCATTTGCGTAAAATGGACGAATTAAAACAGTCCGTACAATTGGCGGTTCACGAGCAAAAAGACCCCTTGTTGATCTATAAGTTCGAAGCATTTGAACTTTTCAAGGAAATGATGGACAAGGTGAACAAAGAAGTCATCTCGTTCCTCTTCAAAGGCGAATTGCCTTCCGAAAACACCAATCAAATCCAGGAAGCTCGAACAGTTCGCAGGCCCAAAGAAAAACTTCAAACAACAAAAGAAGAGATTCCTAACAGCGATGAGCTTGCAGCACAGAACAGGGCCGCAGGCCAAACACAAGGTCAAAGACCGCAAATAACCGAGACCATTGTGCGGGAAAAACCAAAAATTGGGCGAAACGAAAGGGTCACCATTAAAAACGTGATGTCCGGTGAAAGCAAAACAGTGAAATTCAAACAGGCTGAACCCCTGATAGATAAAGGAGAATGGGTACTGGTCAACGACTAA
- a CDS encoding DUF2795 domain-containing protein yields MYWTLELASYLSDAPWPATKDELIDYAIRTGAPLEVVENLQSMEEEGGEIYESIEEIWPDYPTEEDYLWNEDEY; encoded by the coding sequence ATGTACTGGACGTTAGAACTAGCTTCATATTTAAGTGATGCGCCTTGGCCAGCAACCAAAGACGAACTGATAGATTACGCGATTCGAACTGGAGCTCCCCTGGAAGTTGTAGAGAATTTACAATCTATGGAAGAAGAAGGAGGAGAAATATATGAGTCAATTGAGGAAATCTGGCCCGATTATCCCACCGAGGAAGATTACCTCTGGAACGAGGACGAATATTAA
- a CDS encoding cob(I)yrinic acid a,c-diamide adenosyltransferase: MKIYTKTGDKGKTSLFTGTRVPKHHVRIESYGTIDELNSYLGLLRDQEMDVRSKQTLTQIQEKLFTVGSILATEPNKDNRLKIPRISTGDIEFLEKEMDKMNEALPEMTHFILPGGHTTVSYCHIARTVCRRGERLISYLHENEPVPDNLLSYINRLSDYLFVLARKLSKDLNAKEIKWIPEKLDQ, encoded by the coding sequence ATGAAGATCTACACCAAAACTGGAGATAAGGGAAAAACATCTTTATTTACCGGCACACGGGTACCCAAACACCACGTAAGAATAGAGAGTTATGGTACCATAGACGAACTCAACTCCTATTTGGGACTATTGCGCGATCAAGAAATGGATGTGCGCTCAAAACAAACATTGACCCAGATCCAAGAGAAATTATTTACCGTGGGTTCTATTTTGGCCACAGAGCCAAACAAGGACAATAGGTTAAAAATTCCGCGCATAAGTACCGGGGATATAGAATTTTTGGAGAAAGAAATGGACAAAATGAACGAAGCTCTTCCAGAAATGACACATTTTATACTTCCGGGAGGGCATACAACAGTGTCATACTGTCATATTGCGAGAACCGTTTGCCGCCGGGGGGAAAGATTGATTTCTTACTTACATGAAAATGAACCCGTACCGGACAACTTACTATCATATATTAACCGATTATCCGATTATTTGTTCGTATTGGCACGCAAATTGTCGAAGGATTTAAACGCGAAGGAAATAAAATGGATTCCCGAGAAATTGGACCAATAA
- a CDS encoding ABC-F family ATP-binding cassette domain-containing protein, which yields MNLLTVENISKSYGELVLFSDISFGINKDQKIALIAKNGSGKTSILNIMSGKDTSETGQVTTRKGIKVSFLEQEPDLNPNLTIEQTIFTTDNEILKVIAAYEKAVENPDNADQYQKAFEAMERLNAWDFETQYKQILFQLQLSNLDAKVSTLSGGQKKRLALANALLNKPDLLILDEPTNHLDLEMIEWLEAYFAKESITLFMVTHDRYFLDRVCNEIIELDNNQLYTYKGNYSYYLTEKESRLEREAVEQQKTKMLYKKELDWMRRQPKARTTKSKSRIDDFAEIKKRAHQRRTEHEVQLELNMERLGSKILELHNISKSYGDKKILDKFDYNFTKGERVGIIGKNGTGKSTFLNIITQNEDVDNGKVVVGDTLRFGYYTQKGIPDKDGQKVIDVIREFGDYIPLKKGRQISAQQLLERFLFDRKKQYDFVEKLSGGERKRLYLCTVLIQNPNFLILDEPTNDLDIVTLNVLESFLLDFPGCLIVVSHDRYFMDKIVDHLFVFRGEGVIEDFPGNYSDYRIYENSKVIEERENKTNSIEKTENNWRDTSGGKLSYSEQKEYKQLEKDIQKLEEKKVEFQNKFTDPDLDGGEIADLSKELKEITDTIEQKTERWFELSSILEG from the coding sequence ATGAACTTATTAACGGTCGAAAACATATCAAAATCCTATGGAGAACTGGTGCTCTTCTCGGATATTTCCTTTGGAATCAATAAAGACCAAAAGATTGCATTGATTGCCAAAAATGGAAGTGGAAAAACCTCTATTCTCAATATTATGTCGGGAAAGGATACCTCCGAAACCGGTCAGGTGACCACCCGCAAAGGCATTAAAGTCTCTTTTTTGGAACAAGAGCCGGACCTAAATCCCAACTTAACCATTGAACAGACCATATTTACTACGGATAACGAAATCCTAAAAGTAATTGCCGCATACGAAAAAGCGGTGGAAAACCCCGATAACGCAGACCAATACCAAAAGGCCTTCGAAGCAATGGAACGCCTTAATGCCTGGGATTTTGAAACCCAGTACAAGCAAATACTTTTCCAATTACAACTTTCCAACCTCGACGCTAAAGTAAGCACACTTTCGGGCGGACAAAAGAAGCGTTTGGCCCTGGCCAATGCCTTGCTCAACAAACCCGATTTGTTGATTTTGGACGAGCCGACCAACCACTTGGACCTAGAAATGATCGAATGGTTGGAGGCTTATTTTGCAAAAGAGAGCATTACGCTGTTTATGGTGACCCATGATCGATACTTTTTGGACAGGGTTTGTAACGAGATCATTGAATTGGACAATAACCAGCTTTACACCTATAAAGGCAACTATTCATATTACCTTACCGAAAAAGAATCTCGATTGGAGCGCGAAGCAGTAGAGCAACAAAAGACCAAAATGCTCTACAAAAAAGAGCTGGATTGGATGCGAAGGCAACCCAAGGCCCGTACCACAAAATCCAAATCCCGTATCGATGATTTTGCAGAGATCAAAAAACGTGCACATCAACGCCGAACAGAGCACGAAGTCCAATTAGAGCTAAATATGGAGCGCTTGGGCAGTAAAATTTTGGAGCTTCATAACATTTCCAAATCATACGGAGATAAAAAAATACTGGACAAGTTCGACTATAACTTCACCAAAGGTGAACGGGTGGGCATTATTGGCAAGAACGGAACTGGAAAATCTACTTTTTTGAACATCATTACCCAAAACGAGGATGTAGATAACGGAAAGGTTGTGGTCGGGGACACTTTAAGATTTGGTTATTACACCCAAAAAGGAATTCCAGATAAGGATGGCCAAAAGGTTATTGACGTAATTCGAGAGTTTGGGGATTACATTCCTTTAAAAAAAGGACGACAGATTTCCGCACAACAATTATTGGAACGCTTTCTATTTGATCGTAAAAAACAATACGATTTTGTCGAAAAATTGAGCGGTGGTGAACGCAAACGATTGTATTTATGTACTGTCCTGATTCAAAATCCTAATTTTCTTATTCTGGATGAGCCCACCAACGATCTAGATATTGTTACACTTAATGTTCTGGAAAGTTTTTTGTTGGATTTTCCCGGCTGTTTGATCGTGGTTTCGCACGACCGTTATTTTATGGATAAAATCGTAGATCACCTCTTTGTTTTTAGAGGAGAAGGAGTTATTGAAGATTTCCCCGGAAACTATTCGGACTACCGAATCTACGAAAACAGCAAGGTAATCGAGGAACGGGAGAACAAAACAAACTCGATAGAAAAAACAGAAAATAATTGGAGAGACACCAGTGGGGGAAAACTTTCCTATTCGGAACAAAAGGAATACAAACAATTGGAGAAGGACATTCAAAAATTGGAAGAGAAAAAGGTTGAGTTCCAGAACAAGTTCACCGACCCCGATTTGGATGGAGGCGAAATAGCCGATCTTTCCAAAGAGCTCAAAGAAATAACCGATACCATTGAGCAAAAAACAGAACGTTGGTTCGAACTTTCTTCCATTTTAGAAGGGTAA
- a CDS encoding DUF4105 domain-containing protein codes for MKKIFLLLSLFLITGNFVFSQAPQLSENSKVSLLTCAGGDVLYYAFGHSAFRVQDSVLGIDVVYNYGTFDFNQPNFYLNFTKGRMIYSLSRRSFESFLFEYELEKRWVKEQVLDLNLEQRNQLLAFFEENYLPENRDYLYDPLLNNCSSITGDILKEQFGDAVVFDGSYLEKRYTFRQLVRQFLNVNTWSMFGIDLAFGSPVDRQATVQEHMFLPYYAMEQLRHTTLNGKPLVKRERTILDYNEHSQSGFFPLSPLFWFMLLLAFTAIITYFDNKHKTRSRWLDFTLLFISGLAGTFLFLLWVAADHTSTPYNYNILWAFPINLGVAFVFVFQDNIPKWGTKYLWFALSLIVLVLLLWIIKVQIFSPVLIPLLLTLVIRYLYMIKYSKL; via the coding sequence ATGAAAAAGATATTTCTTCTTTTATCTTTATTTCTCATTACAGGGAATTTTGTTTTCTCCCAAGCACCACAGCTATCGGAAAATTCCAAAGTAAGTCTTTTAACATGTGCAGGGGGCGATGTACTATATTATGCATTTGGACATAGCGCATTTCGGGTACAGGATTCGGTTTTAGGGATTGATGTTGTCTACAACTACGGTACTTTTGACTTTAACCAACCCAATTTTTATTTAAATTTTACCAAGGGAAGGATGATCTATTCCCTTTCCCGAAGAAGTTTTGAGTCGTTTTTGTTTGAATATGAGTTGGAAAAAAGATGGGTAAAAGAGCAAGTTCTAGATTTAAACCTTGAACAACGCAACCAACTCCTTGCATTTTTTGAAGAAAACTATCTCCCCGAAAACCGAGATTACCTGTACGACCCTCTATTGAACAACTGCTCCAGTATTACCGGAGATATTTTAAAAGAACAATTTGGAGATGCTGTGGTATTCGATGGATCATATCTGGAGAAACGATATACTTTTCGGCAATTGGTAAGGCAATTCTTAAATGTAAATACCTGGTCCATGTTCGGCATAGACCTGGCCTTTGGATCCCCTGTGGACAGACAGGCAACCGTACAGGAACATATGTTCTTGCCCTACTATGCCATGGAACAACTACGACATACTACCCTGAACGGGAAACCCCTGGTCAAGAGGGAGCGCACCATTTTGGATTATAACGAACACTCGCAAAGTGGTTTTTTTCCGCTCTCTCCTTTGTTCTGGTTTATGTTGCTCTTGGCGTTTACGGCCATCATCACCTATTTCGACAACAAACATAAGACACGAAGCCGCTGGTTGGACTTTACCCTGTTGTTCATTTCCGGATTGGCCGGCACCTTCCTTTTCTTGTTATGGGTAGCGGCAGATCACACCTCCACACCTTATAATTACAACATACTATGGGCTTTCCCGATAAATTTAGGAGTTGCGTTTGTATTCGTTTTTCAGGATAACATTCCAAAATGGGGCACAAAATATCTATGGTTTGCCCTAAGTTTGATAGTCCTAGTTCTTTTATTATGGATTATCAAAGTTCAGATTTTTTCACCTGTACTTATTCCTTTACTTTTGACCCTGGTCATCCGATACTTGTATATGATCAAGTATTCCAAATTGTAG
- a CDS encoding CDP-alcohol phosphatidyltransferase family protein, whose amino-acid sequence MKSYIPNFLTLLNVLSGCIATVFAVLNHLEWAALFVFIGIFFDFFDGLAARALNVQSDIGIQLDSLADVITSGLVPGVVMFQLLSMAERGGWNLGFIGHDAELTLLPFVGFAITLASAYRLAKFNVDENQVSSFVGLPTPANALLILSLPMILMYHDNETLNNIILNPWFLVIITVISTYLLNSPIKLFALKFKNGSFKDNGIRYLFLIGSLVLLLTLRFLAIPLIIFIYILMSLIDGGGKTT is encoded by the coding sequence ATGAAGTCCTATATTCCCAACTTTTTGACACTCCTCAACGTTTTGAGCGGATGCATAGCCACCGTCTTTGCCGTTTTAAATCACTTGGAGTGGGCCGCACTTTTTGTATTTATCGGGATTTTCTTCGATTTTTTTGATGGCTTGGCCGCCCGAGCATTAAATGTGCAGAGTGATATTGGTATTCAGTTGGATTCTTTGGCCGATGTAATTACCAGTGGTCTTGTGCCCGGGGTGGTTATGTTTCAACTATTGAGTATGGCGGAAAGGGGTGGCTGGAACCTTGGGTTTATTGGCCATGATGCCGAACTGACCTTATTGCCATTTGTTGGTTTTGCCATTACATTGGCATCTGCGTACCGGTTGGCCAAATTTAATGTGGACGAGAACCAAGTCTCTTCCTTTGTTGGTCTCCCTACTCCAGCAAATGCCTTGTTGATTCTTTCGCTGCCCATGATTCTTATGTATCATGATAACGAAACCTTGAACAACATTATCTTAAATCCATGGTTTTTAGTGATCATTACAGTGATCAGCACCTATTTATTGAATTCTCCCATTAAATTGTTTGCCCTAAAATTTAAGAACGGAAGCTTTAAGGATAATGGTATTCGATATTTGTTCTTGATCGGGAGTTTGGTGTTATTGTTGACCCTACGTTTTTTGGCAATACCCTTGATTATCTTTATTTATATTTTGATGTCTCTCATCGATGGAGGAGGAAAAACAACATAA